DNA from Puniceicoccus vermicola:
CCTTTGGAGGACCGGTTCAGCAATACCTTCTGGATTACGAGGAGAAAGAGTGGAAGGACGTCGAACTCACCTTTGGCTACGACAGTAATATGCGAAGCATCGGAGCCGCTGACATGGCCTACGCGATCCGCACCGATCGACCCTACCGCGCCAACGGTGATGTCGCCACCCACGTTCTGGAAGTCATGCACGCCTTTGAGAAATCATCGGACTCGCAGCAAGCCGTCACCATCAGCAGTCGTCCCGAGAGGCCGAAGGCCCTCCCGGAGGGATTGGTCGAGGGACTGCTGGACGAGTCGTAGGGAATATCTCCCCCGGGGTATCGCAGTCCTCCGCCGATCGAGATTCGAAGCCAATTCGGCCGAACGACTAAAGTCGATCGGGAACCTCCTTCTTTCTCGTATGTCTTTTCCAGCGTGAGCTCGTCGAATGCAGGCGTGCGATGGGCTTCGGCGGGAGAAGGTATCGAGATGCCGCTCTAACGGGCGAGAGCTGGAAGCTCACGCTACTTTCACGTTTCGGCGGGTCTCCCTTTGAACCCCCGAAGGCACATCTAAACTCGTACCGTGTACCCCGCAGGCGCGGGAAAACGGTTGCGCCAGTGAGGCGGAGTTGAGGCAAGATCGGTTTCCCCTCGCCAGCGAGATGCACGGGACCGAACTCGATACCTTCGCAGAGTTTCACTGACGCTCTACTAGCTCAGCAAAGAATAAACGCCAAACCCAATCAGTGGCGCGGCAATGATGCCGATGAGGGCCACCAAACCATCTTGCGTGGTCAGGGACATCCCCATCAGCGTCAGGACAATCCCAGCAGTTGAGGCGAGGAAAGGGAGTGGTTCCAAAGGCGGCATCGTCGCCGCGACGAGAATACAAAACACCGCTACAAATCCGGCTCCCACTCCTCGGGTGAGAACCCGCATCCGGGGACGCATGAATCGGTCCACAAATCCAGCGGGGCGCATGAGCATCTCCATCCCTTTCCGAATTTTATTCCCGGCGATTTTCTTTCGTAGAATCCAGTCCGGCAGCCAAAAGTGATCTCGCCCCACGAGCATCTGTCCCGCTGAGACAATCACGATCAAAGCAACCGTCGAAGGAACTCCCGGAATCCCGCTGAGAGGAGAAATCGCAATCAATCCCGCCAAGAGTAATAGCGGCCCAAAGGAACGAGAACCCGTCGTTTCAATCATATCCCGGACCGACATTTCCTCCTTCTCTTCCCCTTTTTCACGGAGGCGTTGAAGGATGTCTTGGATGTCGGTTTTAGATTGAGAGTCCATAATATTACCCTCACAGAAAAGCTTCCCGTCTTGAAGATCAACCGAGCCCCCCTACTCCGAAAGTCGTAGGCACTCGAACTTGCGAAATCGAGGCACGAAACCACCGCACCAAGATGGTTGGGCCCGAGGGCAAACCGGGAGGACGAACTGGAGCCGCTCCTACGTGCGAGAGCTGGAAGCTCACGCTACTTTCACGATGCGGCGGGTTTCCGACCGCAACTCCGAAGACACATCAAAATCGTACCGTGTATCCCGCAGGTGCGGGAAAACGGTTGCGTCAGTAAGGCGTTGGTGAGGCAGAGTCCGTTTTTCCTCGCCTGCGGGCTGCACGACGGAACTCTAAACATCCCGGGTTCAAGCCTTGGTCTGCAGATGCCGCTCCTACGGGCGAGAGCTGGAAGCTCACGCTACTTTCATGTTGCGGCGGGTTTCCCGCCGCAACTCCGAAGACACATCCAAAATCGGACCGTGCTGCTTCAGGAAACGGTTGCGTCAGTGAGGCGTAGAAGAGCCAGAGTCCGTTTTTCCTCGCCTGCGGGAAAACAGTACGGAAATAAAGACCTTCCCTGAATTCAGCTTTGCTTACCAGATGCCGCTCCTACGTGCGAGAGCTGGAAGCTCACGCTACTTTCACGTTGCGGTGGGTTTCCCACCGCAACTCCGAAGATACATCCAAAATTGGACCGTGCATCCCGCAGATTCGGGAAAACGGTCGGCACCCAGACAAAAAAAGAGGGACATTCACTGTCCCCCTTTTGGTTCTCCGAGGCATTTCCTCGGATCTCTTTAAATTCGATCAACCGATGCTGGCGAGAATCTGATTCAGGGTTGCGCTGGGGCGCATGGCTTCACTTACCTTCTTCTCATCGAAGTGGTAGTAGCCCCCGATGTCGGCAGGCTTGCCCTGGGCGGCAATGAGTTCTTCGACGATCTTCGATTCCTCAGCACTGAGCTTCTCGGCGATCGGTGCGAAAATGGCCTTCAGCTCCGAATCTTCGTTCTGCTCCGCCAACTCCTGGGCCCAATAGAGGGCGAGGTAGAAGTGGCTCCCACGGTTATCGATTCCGCCAATGCGGCGCGTCGGAGACTTGTCGTTCTCCAGGAAGGAGCCTGTAGCCGCATCGAGGGTCTTGCCAAGAATCTTGGCCTTTGGCTTGTCGAATACCTTGGCCAGATGCTCAAGAGAGACGGCCAACGCAAGGAATTCCCCGAGAGAATCCCAGCGGAGGTAGTTCTCCTTCACAAACTGTTGGACGTGCTTGGGAGCGGAACCTCCAGCACCGGTCTCGAAAAGGCCTCCCCCTTTCATCAGAGGAACGATGGAGAGCATCTTGGCGCTCGTGCCGAGTTCCAAAATCGGGAAAAGGTCGGTCAGGTAATCGCGGAGAACGTTTCCGGTCACCGAAATCGTGTCCTCGCCCTTGAAGGCCCGTGCGAGAGAAACCGTGCAGGCTTCGAACGGAGGAAGGATGCGAATGTCGAGACCTTCCGTGTCGTGATCCTTCAAGTATTCTTTGACCTTGAGGAGAATCTGCGCGTCGTGAGCGCGGGTTTCGTCGAGCCAGAAGATGGCCGGCGTTTCGCTGTCGCGTGCACGCGTGACCGCCAGCTTCACCCAATCGCGAATCGGGTCGTCCTTGGTCTGGCAGGCGCGCCAGATGTCACCTTCTTCCACTTGGTGCTCGAAGAGGACCACACCCGCTTCGTCAACGACGCGGATCGATCCCTTGCCGGGCGCTTCAAAGGTCTTGTCGTGCGAACCGTATTCCTCCGCCTTCTGAGCCATGAGCCCGACGTTTGGGACGGTCCCCATGGTCTTGGGGTCGAAGGCACCGTTCTTTTTGCAGAAGTCGACCACGGCCTGGTAAATGCCGGCGTAGGAGCTATCGGGAATTACCGCAAGGGTGTCCTGAGTCTCATCTTTGGCATTCCACATTTTCCCACCGACGCGGATCATGGCCGGCATCGAGGCATCGACAATGACGTCACTCGGAACGTGGAGGTTGGTGATCCCCTTGTGCGAGTTAACTTGGGCCAGATCCGGACCGTTCTCGTAGGCCGCTTGGATATCGGCTTCGATCTCAGCCTTCTTGTCTTCCGGAAGCTTTTGGATCTTGGCAACCAGGTCGCCAAACCCGTTGTTAAAATCGACATCGAGCTCGGCCAACGTGTCGGCGTGCTTCTCGATGAGGTCGCGGAAATAAACCTGGACTGCGTGGCCGAAGATGAGCGGATCCGAGACCTTCATCATCGTCGCCTTGAGATGGAGCGAGAACAAGACGTCGTCTTCCTTCGCCTTGGCAATCTGCTCCTCGAGGAACTCGACTAGAGCCGCCTTGCTCATGCAGGTGCCGTCGAGGATTTCCCCTGCCTTCAGCGGAGTCGCTTCCTTGAGAACCTGAGTGGAACCATCGTCTCCGACAAACTCCATTTTGACCGTGACCGGGCCGTCGGTCGTGAACGACTTCTCGTTCGCGAAGAAATCACCCTGGCCCATGGTCGCGACGGTCGTCTTCGAATCCTCCGACCATTCTCCCATGGAATGAGGATACTTGCGGGCGTATTCTTTGACGGCTTTTGGTGCGCGGCGGTCCGAATTCCCTTCGCGCAAGACCGGATTCACCGCACTCCCCTTGACCTTGTCGTAGCGGACGCGAATTTCCTTCTCCTTGTCGTTCTGGGGATCGACCGGGTAATCCGGCAGCGGGTATCCCTTTTTCTGCAGCTCCTCGATCGCGACCCGCAGTTGCGGCACCGAGGCACTGATGTTCGGGAGCTTCACGATGTTGGCCGCCGGGTCCTGAGTCCAAGCTCCCAATTCGGCCAAGTGATCGCCGATCTTCAAATTATCCGGCAAATAGTCCGGAAAAAGGGCGATAATTCGCCCGGCGAGAGAAATGTCACGCGTTTCCAACTTGATCCCGCAGGGCTTCACAAATGCCTGAATAATCGGGAGGAGGGAATACGTCGCCAAGGCCGGCGCTTCGTCGGTCTTCGTGTAGATAATGGTAGGCTGATCGGACATACGGTTCTCTTCCTAGGCGTAAATCGATGAGTTTGGAAGGGCTTTTCTACTCTATCAGCAGATTTTATCGTAACACAGCCATGATTTCAGAAGAGATGATACCCCGGAAAACGGAGGATTCTCCGCCCAATTTCTTCAATTCTTCGGAAAATCGTTGTATCGGAGCAAGACTTCCACCCTTCTTCTCCACTGTGGAAACGACCTCGCCCCCTTCCCTATCCCTGCGTCAATTGACCAAGCGATTCCGCACGGTCACCGCAGTCGATCATGTCGACCTTGATATATTCCCCAGAGAAGTCGTGGCCCTCCTCGGGGCAAACGGTTCGGGGAAATCGACGACCTTCCGACTGCTGCTCAACATTTATCGCGCCACGAGTGGCCAGGCCCTTCTCCTCGGAAAATCCTCTCGCGCCCTCGACGGCCAGGACTTCGACGAGGTGGGATACATCGCCGAGGGCCAAAAATTACCGACCTGGATGACCGTCTCGGCATTCATCCGTTACTGCGCCTCCTTCTACCAAGAATGGGATACGGAAATGGAGGAGCGGCTTCTCGCCGGCTTTGGTCTCCCTCTCCAGCAGAAGATCAAGCATCTCTCCCGTGGCCAACGGATGAAGGTGGCGGTGGCCAGTGTTCTGCCAGCCCGCCCCAAGGTCGTCCTCATGGATGAGCCCTTCAGCGGTCTGGATGTCGAAACCCGCGCCCAACTCGGCAATCTCCTGCAAAAACTTTCTCAGGATCATGGCCTGACCATCGTGATTACGACCCACGATGTGGAAGAGGTCGAAGTGGCCGCCTCCCGCATATCCCTCCTCAATCGAGGGCAGCTTAAGGTGAATGAACCGATGGCGGGCTACCTCCAAAGACACCGATTCGCCTCCATCGAAAAAGGCAAGCTCGGCGACCTTCCTCCGGAAATCGCGAAGCAGATCGCTCCGATGCCCAATTTGGCCGGCGAATCCACGGAGCACTTCGTTGCCACCTACAATGACGACTTCGCCCAGAAAATCGACGCAATTTCAGGAGTGCAGATCCGCTTCGAGCCGATGAATCTCCGTCAAATCCTCACCGCGCATTCCCTCCCCCTGTCATGAGCGCCTCTCTAAATATTCTCCGCAAAGACCTTCGGCTCTACCGCTGGGGTTGGATCTTCGCACTCGTCCTCGGGGCCGTGAACGTCTACCTCCACGGGACTACTGCCGGTCTGGTTGAGAGCGACCTCAACGAGGCTCTAGGAACATTTTCCGGTTTTGGCCAAGCCCTGCTTCCCTTCTTTCTCTTCGCGTTGGTCACGCAAAAAGAAAACCTCGTCGATCCGGACGCCTACTGGCTCGGGCGACCGATGCCCCGTTTGCAGATCCTCGCGGCGAAGCTATTCTTTGTCGCCATCATACTCGGGATCTTTACGAGCTCGGATGCGCTGGTCCTCCTCCTCAACCAAGGGGCATCCAGAGTTCCATTTGTCCTCGCCGGTTTCTTCACCCTCTTCGTTTCATGGATCAGCCTCGTCTTTCTGGGAGCCCAGACCAAGTCTCTGCCCTGGCTCCTGGCCTTTCTGGTCCTCTTCTACATCGGGCTGATGATTGTGGGCTTCCTGGCCGGAGCCATCATCCCCGACGACTCGATCATTGAAGATTTTTTCCAGGCCCTGCCACAACTTCCGTCTGACACCCCGACGCATACCGTTGCGCTTTTCCAGACCTCGTTCTGGTTTGTGGCCGGAATCGCAATCCTCGCATTCTACTACAAATCCCGGCGAAGAAAAACCGCCTGGGTATTTCTGGCAGTTGGGGGAATCGGTGCATTGGTGCTCACCCCCTCAAACGACCCTCAGGACCGCCCTCAGCAAGTTGCTGGAACCGGCACCGAGACATTTCAGGCTAAGATCATTGGGATCCAAAAGATCGGCACGCAGCATTCCAATGACGCAACTTCGGAACGATATGCCTTCGTTCTCGAATCGAATACCTCCGGCCTCCCCGAAAACGCGTGGATCCAGACGCGTAACTTAGAACTGAGGACGGAGGAGAACCGCAATCTCTTCTATGGTGATCAGCAGCCGAGGACAAGGACCTCTCAAAAGATCAGTGGCCAGCCATTGGCACCCTCAAATCAGTTTCTCATCGAAGCCTTTTCGATCAACCGAGAGCGCCTCGACACCTTTCCCGTTTCCGGTTTACAAGCCTATCTCTCGGTCGAAATCAGCTACTTCTCGGCACAGGAAGTCGGGAGGATCTCAGTGCGTCCCGACCAAGGTTTCGCGAACAACGGCAACCGCCTCCTGATCTCGTCCTTCGACGAGAATGCCAACCATCTAGAGGTCCAGATCTCCGCCTACCTGCCCTCCCCCATTTTCGAGCCGAAAGAGTTCAGTGCGTACTCGGAAGGCCTTCGCGGGATCTATTCTTTCGCCCTGGCCATGCCAGACCAGCCCGAGCCGGTTCCCTTCACCATGAACGGCATCAGTTCTTCCCTGTCCGATTCCTACGAAACCCGTATCGAAGTAGACTTGCCGACAGGCGTAAATGCAAACGAGTGCGAATTGGTCATCTACAAGCGAGTTCTTCTCAAAAGGACAAGCCAGAGCTTTCAGGGCGACGATCTTTCCCTTCCTCCGAATTGACCCAAATCTCCAAGCCTAAACCCGTTAGCCCTCAGGAAAAATTCAGGCGGCCAAAACTTCGAAACTCGGCGTCGGGATTCTCCTGACGCCAAGTTTCCCGTGAATGTAATCCTCTCCGCCGAGCAGGAAGGTCTGACAGTCCGCAGTGACTCCGGCCGACGCCCCGGACACCGTGTCGCCCACAATGGTAGCCCATCCAAGTCCTTACCACGACTACAACGGGGACTCTGACATCAATTGTAAGTCTACATATACCCAACAGAAAAGACGATATGTAATTATCGCCGATCCAATTTCCGAACAAAATTCATTGATCTGCTAATTTCCCAAGATAATATGTCAAAATCCCATAATCACTAGTTCATCAAAAATGGAATGATTAAGAAGATTAGAAATCTTTGCATCTGCTTCGCTATTTCTCCGGTCGCATTTCTGATTGTATGGACGATGCTGGGCGAAATAGGCTCTTTGAATTCTATCCACATCGAAGAAACGATGATGGAAATGATTTCGACCCTAGGAATTGTTGTGACAGTTACATCAGCTACTGGCGCAGTTATAGCCCAAAAGAGAATGCACAGAATGGAGGCTTATGAATTTGAACGAAAGTAAGGATAAACCAGTCGGAGCAGGACAACCCGATAACTCGCCCGCACACCCTAAAAATCAATCGGACTCCTGAGCCTTGTGGGCTCGTTGTCTGGTCTCCACGTTCAGGAAGCTTCGAAAAAGAGAAACTCCTTCACTGTAGATTTTCGCCGCTTATGTGCGCTTATCCGCTCCGACGGAACAGAAAGAGAGAAATATATAAGCGTAGATCAGCGAAAATAAGCGGTCTCCAGCTATGCTGGATCTTCCTCTTCCTTCTATTTTAGAAAGTTTCATGAGCACCGAAGCCAACTACCACGAACAAGTCGATTGTGGACAACTCCATTCGCGCCTCCGTCACCCCCCATGCCGCCTCTTGATGTAACGTAAGAAGAAATGAACCGCTTTGCTACAGTTCAAGATTTACCATCAATCGCAGACCTTCGCTTTCGAATGTTTGATGAAATAGGCACCACCGGGCAGCTAACCGATAATTTCCTCTCAAAAACTATAAATTTCTACACAAGTGAATATGAAAACAAAGTATGCATTCATGTTGTGTCCGAAAGCGACAACTCAATCATTGGATGCGCAGGAGGATTGATACGGAAAGATGAGTTCCTTCAGGCTTCCTTCAAACAACCGAACTATGGCTACCTAATGGACGTCTACGTCCTTCCCAACTTCAGAAGAAAAGGAGTCGCGAGATCTATGATCGAAATGCTCTGGGGATGGTTTGAAGCATCAAACATTTCGACAGTAAATCTAGACGCATCTCGATTAAGTGGCGACCTCTACGAAAAATTGGGGTTTAAATCTTCAATCCAGATGACAAGAAAGATAAACACATAGCTCGCCGATGGAGATAACGGCTAAGGTCTGAACTCCCCTCGACGTTCGAAATAGAGATGACCCAGGAGAGAACGACATATCATTTTGAGAGACCACGCTCCCAGAGAGTCGGCTCTGTCCTCTGTCGCCTCCCTCTCGGTTTGGTCGGATTATCTCTCGCCGCAGTATGGGTCTTTGTCCTCACCATGGGATCTTGGTGGGCCATATTTCCATTGATTGTCTCTCTATTGTTATCATACGGATTTTTGTATTCTCTGGTTAGATACATACTCTTCCCCCATGAGAAAATGTGTCTAGCTATAGAGGAGAGAGGTATCGGTTTTGGCAAAACCGAACCTGATCTGTGGATTTTTTCAGATGGGATCGATTCCCTCGTGAAGAAGAAAGACGGATGGTATGAGTTACATCACGTTAATGGGACTTTTTTGACCTTCCCGTCGGACATCATCGATCATTCGGATGTTGATTTTATTCATCAGAAAATAGATTCGAACAAGGCCAGTGCAGCCAATCCCCGACAAGCTTCACGTTCTGGAAATTGCTGCCTGGCGACGTCATGTCGAAAATGAACAAAAAGACATTGGCAAAGATCGCTGTTCTAACCGCGACAGTTTTGAGCTTGATCGCCATTCTGGCAGCCGAGGCGATTGTTTCCGGCCGAAGTGACGGTTACGTTCATAGCGAAGTAACGGATTTGCCGAACTGCGATACTGCATTGGTCCTAGGTTGCTCTCCGGTTTTGAGCGATGGCAGAGAGAACTTGTTCTTCAGATACAGGATCGAGATGGCCCATGAACTCTACAGATCCGGCAAAATCCATACATTGATAGTCAGTGGTGACAATCACAGTGTCGACTACGACGAGTCAACCGCGATGAAAGAGGCGCTCGTTGAGCTCGGAGTGCCCCAGGAGCGTATTTTCTGCGACTATGCGGGATTCAGCACACTCGACTCGGTTGTCAGAGCGAAAGAGATTTTTGGACAAGACGAGTTTGTTGTCGTCTCTCAGGAGTTCCACAATCGCAGAGCCGTGTTCATCGGTCGTAGCAAAGGACTGACGATCCATGGGATCAACGCGAAGGAAGTCGTGATGAGGCATTCGATCAAGACGAAGATCAGAGAGAAGTTGGCCAGAGTAAAAACAGTTCTAGATATTTGGGTTTTCGGCAGAGAACCCCGGTTTTTAGGCGAGAGAATCGAAATCCAGAATACATGACCAGTCGGCCCATACGCAGCACCCCCCTCCACTTCCCATGGAAGCACCTCCCGTCCGAGCAAGAGAGTACTCTTGAGGGTAGACCTGAAGAATCCATACGACCTCGATCGAGAAAAATCCGCTATTTTAGACCGGAATGTGTTGCTCCCTTTTCCGTTCGATCTTGATTCTCAGCTGCCCCAAGTTCTAACTTGCCAACGAGCGAACTGGCTTTCTAAAATGGGAGCAAGATCGACTCAAATTCATCCTGCACCCTCCCTTCCTAGCCTAATTTAGCTGAACGAGCTCTGATTCGATCCTCTCCCATGGTAACTATTATTCGCGTAGTCCTTCTCGCTTTGATCAGTTTACCACCACTGGCTTATTCGAATTCCGGGGCGCTGATCGTCGTGGGGCTTTCCGGTGACAATCGAATCGCTGAACAGCATAAAGAATTGGCCGGACGCACGGCGGAAGCTCTCAAAGAACGCGGTATTCCCGAAGATCAGATACGCGTGCTCATCACCGGGGTGACGAGGCAGAGTATTCTGGATGCACTGGATGAACAGCTCAGCCACACGGTGCCCGGCGACGAATTTTGGCTCGTTTTACTGGGGCATGGCGGATTGGGCCGCGACAATGAACCACTATTTCAAGTTCGGGGCCCACGCTTGAAAGCCACTGATCTACGAGAGGCACTCCTTAAATATCCTAGTCTGCGCCCTGTCGTCCTGCTCGGTTTTGATCGAAGTGGTGGCTTTTTGCCCCATTTCGAGGCTCTTCCCGCGTGGGGAATCACAGCGACCTCCAGCGCCGCGGAACGCAATTTACCTCGTTTCACTGCCTATCTAGTCGAAGCATTGGAGGATTCGCCGCAGGCGGATATCCCCTTGTTGACGGCTCGCGCGGCCGAACGCACTCAGGACTATTATGAGAGCCATCGTCTCGCCCGCACCGAAGAAAGCCGTCTTTACGATCCGCAGTCGGGAGAGTTCTTGCAGCCACCCTTCGGCGTTTCAGATTTGCAGGCCGAAGCCGGGCAGACGACTCCGGCCATAGAAGCGTTTTCCGAATTATTGGCCTCGGAAATCGAAATCCCGAAATCCAATAAGGAGGAGCGGTTTACCGAACTGCCGGCGAGTGAAGAAACACGAGCGTTGATCGCCGAGGCGAAAAAGGCTCCCAACCCTGCCCATTTTTCCGGCCTGATATTGCGTCGAGAAATCGAGCTTACCGTCACACCGAGCTATCAAGCGACCCGGCGTGAGCGCTTACGGGTCTACCTCGCCAATGAGGACTCCTTTGATCAGTGGGCGAACTACCAATTACCAATGAATCCACCGGTGCAGATGTCTCGCATCGAGTCAGCTCGGTTAATTCTGCCAGATGGCCGTTCGCGTGTGATGGGGAGATTCCCCGAAACCGACGATAATTCCAACCAATCCTCGATCAACCAGCTCTATTTTCCCGGAGTGGAACCAGGCTCTCTGGTTGAAGTCGAATTCGTAACGGATTCAAGGGCTCGACAGGATATCCCCGCCTATTACACCGAGATTCCCCTCCAACTCGGTCTCCCCATCCTATCCAGCGAAATCACCCTCAACCTACCCGCGGACGAAGCATTCCACTTTCACCTGGCCAATCTCGACACCGCACCGACGAAAATCGAAGACGAGCAAAGCAGGAAATACACTTGGCAAATGAACCCTCTACCCGCCTACGAACCGCTCCCCTACGATCCTGACCCGAGGGAGTGGGCCGGATGGCTGGGCGTCTCTTCCATCCCCTCCTGGGAGCAGTTTACAGACTGGTTCTCCCGCATCTCGGAAGGAGCCTTTGAGGCGAGCCCTGAGGTGGTTGCGCTTGCCGAATCCATCGCCGCGGATCAACCCGACCAAGAAGACCGCATACGGGCCGCCTACGAATATGTGTCCGCAATGCGTTACACCGCCATTGAAATCGGCGTTCAGGCCTTTCGGCCACGCACTCCCGGCCAAGTGCTGGCGCAGGGATACGGCGACTGCAAAGATAAGGCCAACTTGCTCACGGCTCTCCTTCGAGAGATGGACATCCCGGCACAAATCGCCCTGATCAATCGCTTTTCATTCACGGAACCTGAATTCCCGGGCTGGCAGTTCAATCATGCGATTGCCTACGTTGAGCCGACCGAGAAGCACCCCGGCGGGCTCTGGCTCGACGCTACTGAAAGAACGACCTCTTACGGAGAACTCGCCCCGGGCAATGCTGGCCGCCAAGCGCTGATCATCGATCAATCCGGCGAGGGAAGATTCCGTCTCGCTCAACCGGACTCCCGTATAAAGAAGCTGGAAACTTGGACATTGACCCCAGACGAAGGCCGTTGGTCGGCGATCTACAACCGCGTCCTCGACAACGCTCTCCAGCGTCAGATCAGCGGAAAATCTCCCCAACAGCGAAATTACATTCTACGGGCGTGGATCAAGGCTTTAAATCCTTCCAGCCAATTTGAGATTCAGACCGTCTCCAT
Protein-coding regions in this window:
- a CDS encoding DUF3857 domain-containing protein; the encoded protein is MVTIIRVVLLALISLPPLAYSNSGALIVVGLSGDNRIAEQHKELAGRTAEALKERGIPEDQIRVLITGVTRQSILDALDEQLSHTVPGDEFWLVLLGHGGLGRDNEPLFQVRGPRLKATDLREALLKYPSLRPVVLLGFDRSGGFLPHFEALPAWGITATSSAAERNLPRFTAYLVEALEDSPQADIPLLTARAAERTQDYYESHRLARTEESRLYDPQSGEFLQPPFGVSDLQAEAGQTTPAIEAFSELLASEIEIPKSNKEERFTELPASEETRALIAEAKKAPNPAHFSGLILRREIELTVTPSYQATRRERLRVYLANEDSFDQWANYQLPMNPPVQMSRIESARLILPDGRSRVMGRFPETDDNSNQSSINQLYFPGVEPGSLVEVEFVTDSRARQDIPAYYTEIPLQLGLPILSSEITLNLPADEAFHFHLANLDTAPTKIEDEQSRKYTWQMNPLPAYEPLPYDPDPREWAGWLGVSSIPSWEQFTDWFSRISEGAFEASPEVVALAESIAADQPDQEDRIRAAYEYVSAMRYTAIEIGVQAFRPRTPGQVLAQGYGDCKDKANLLTALLREMDIPAQIALINRFSFTEPEFPGWQFNHAIAYVEPTEKHPGGLWLDATERTTSYGELAPGNAGRQALIIDQSGEGRFRLAQPDSRIKKLETWTLTPDEGRWSAIYNRVLDNALQRQISGKSPQQRNYILRAWIKALNPSSQFEIQTVSILEEDHTDPAIIRAQVSLADGTLPQPSIPWRDAFLSPVRDRPLQLGEAPTQYTQVITMPAPPAESLPDDFRNTVGSDYIDCRIIWSRSNQDEILRSAVIEIREPVIPSEAYPAVRKAFREWWQQLNYDFALI
- a CDS encoding GNAT family N-acetyltransferase, which encodes MNRFATVQDLPSIADLRFRMFDEIGTTGQLTDNFLSKTINFYTSEYENKVCIHVVSESDNSIIGCAGGLIRKDEFLQASFKQPNYGYLMDVYVLPNFRRKGVARSMIEMLWGWFEASNISTVNLDASRLSGDLYEKLGFKSSIQMTRKINT
- a CDS encoding NADP-dependent isocitrate dehydrogenase, whose amino-acid sequence is MSDQPTIIYTKTDEAPALATYSLLPIIQAFVKPCGIKLETRDISLAGRIIALFPDYLPDNLKIGDHLAELGAWTQDPAANIVKLPNISASVPQLRVAIEELQKKGYPLPDYPVDPQNDKEKEIRVRYDKVKGSAVNPVLREGNSDRRAPKAVKEYARKYPHSMGEWSEDSKTTVATMGQGDFFANEKSFTTDGPVTVKMEFVGDDGSTQVLKEATPLKAGEILDGTCMSKAALVEFLEEQIAKAKEDDVLFSLHLKATMMKVSDPLIFGHAVQVYFRDLIEKHADTLAELDVDFNNGFGDLVAKIQKLPEDKKAEIEADIQAAYENGPDLAQVNSHKGITNLHVPSDVIVDASMPAMIRVGGKMWNAKDETQDTLAVIPDSSYAGIYQAVVDFCKKNGAFDPKTMGTVPNVGLMAQKAEEYGSHDKTFEAPGKGSIRVVDEAGVVLFEHQVEEGDIWRACQTKDDPIRDWVKLAVTRARDSETPAIFWLDETRAHDAQILLKVKEYLKDHDTEGLDIRILPPFEACTVSLARAFKGEDTISVTGNVLRDYLTDLFPILELGTSAKMLSIVPLMKGGGLFETGAGGSAPKHVQQFVKENYLRWDSLGEFLALAVSLEHLAKVFDKPKAKILGKTLDAATGSFLENDKSPTRRIGGIDNRGSHFYLALYWAQELAEQNEDSELKAIFAPIAEKLSAEESKIVEELIAAQGKPADIGGYYHFDEKKVSEAMRPSATLNQILASIG
- a CDS encoding exopolysaccharide biosynthesis protein encodes the protein MDSQSKTDIQDILQRLREKGEEKEEMSVRDMIETTGSRSFGPLLLLAGLIAISPLSGIPGVPSTVALIVIVSAGQMLVGRDHFWLPDWILRKKIAGNKIRKGMEMLMRPAGFVDRFMRPRMRVLTRGVGAGFVAVFCILVAATMPPLEPLPFLASTAGIVLTLMGMSLTTQDGLVALIGIIAAPLIGFGVYSLLS
- a CDS encoding SanA/YdcF family protein gives rise to the protein MNKKTLAKIAVLTATVLSLIAILAAEAIVSGRSDGYVHSEVTDLPNCDTALVLGCSPVLSDGRENLFFRYRIEMAHELYRSGKIHTLIVSGDNHSVDYDESTAMKEALVELGVPQERIFCDYAGFSTLDSVVRAKEIFGQDEFVVVSQEFHNRRAVFIGRSKGLTIHGINAKEVVMRHSIKTKIREKLARVKTVLDIWVFGREPRFLGERIEIQNT
- a CDS encoding ATP-binding cassette domain-containing protein, whose protein sequence is METTSPPSLSLRQLTKRFRTVTAVDHVDLDIFPREVVALLGANGSGKSTTFRLLLNIYRATSGQALLLGKSSRALDGQDFDEVGYIAEGQKLPTWMTVSAFIRYCASFYQEWDTEMEERLLAGFGLPLQQKIKHLSRGQRMKVAVASVLPARPKVVLMDEPFSGLDVETRAQLGNLLQKLSQDHGLTIVITTHDVEEVEVAASRISLLNRGQLKVNEPMAGYLQRHRFASIEKGKLGDLPPEIAKQIAPMPNLAGESTEHFVATYNDDFAQKIDAISGVQIRFEPMNLRQILTAHSLPLS